Below is a window of Vulpes vulpes isolate BD-2025 chromosome 14, VulVul3, whole genome shotgun sequence DNA.
ATCACCCCCGTGTGACCTGGTGTCCTCGGCCTGTGTCTGAGGAGGGGCTTCCACACCAGGAAGTCTGATCCAGGAGCAGCCTCAGGGGCCAGCATGAGGCTGGCTCCCTCTGGgacctggcctggcccggccggCCTGTGTTGTATGGCCAGCCTGCTCGGGCCCTGGCTGCCCACCCGCCCGCCAGCCCACCCGGCAGCCTACACGTTGGACTTGGCAATCATCTTCTCCAGCAGACTCATCATGCGCTCCTGGAGCTGCAGGCTCTGCACCTGCAGGAGGTTCTGCTGGTCCAGCACGCGGCGCACCTCCCGGCACGTCTCCTCCATGGCGCGACTCAGCTTGCGCTGCTCCTCCAGCATGGCCTCCAGCAGCCGCAGCTTCTTCTTCTGGAAGTGGCAGCTCTGCACCTTGCGCTTCTTCACGGGCCGCTCGTCCGACCTGGAAGGACAGTGCCAGCGTGTGGATGGCTGGCCACACAATCAGGGCACCAGAGGCTCCGCCTGCCTGATTCTCCCACCCACCTCAGTGGACACATGGGAAACAGCCCCTGGCAGCTGAGCAActgctctgccctccctccccctggtcCAGCAGGTGAGGAGGGCTGTAGCCCTCCTCCCAGGATGGTGAAGGGGCCAGGGGGCTGTAGGCACTGCTGTCCTGTGGGCCTCGAGGCAATCCAGTGACCTGGGTCATAGGATAATCCAAACCCCCTGTAGCCTAGGTGGAGCTCAGGAGTAGCAGCCACAAGGGGGGAGAGATGAAGAGgactgggtgggaggggggcagggcagtGTGGCCTCTCCCCCAGGACTGGAACCTCTGGTAGTTCCAGGGAGGCGAAGGTAGCCTACCGGGTGATAGGCCCTGTGCTCTCTGTTGTGGGCTGGGGAGCATCCCTGCTCTAACTGGCCAGACCCTACCAGTCCCCTTGCCTGGGCCCCATGTTTTGAAGCAGAATGGTGACCTGGCCAGTCTCAGGGGCAGGGGTGCCAGTCCCACATCCTGGCCCTTGCGTGGCGCCTGGGGAAGCTGTGAGTCTGGGAACCAGGTCAATCCACGGAAACACCTGGCCATAAACCTCAGGTTTCTAGCTGACTCCATCTGGCCATCCACAAATGCATTCTTGTTTGGGGTCTTTGCTGAGAAATCCCCTCCAGGGAAGGGGCGCTGGACAAATCAACTGGCAGCCCCTGATACTAGACCTTCCTCATCTTACCCCATCTGACAGACCTGGAGGCCAGGGCTGCGGGAGAGGCAGGGCCGGTCAAACccactcttccttctcttctcagaCTAGCCGACTCCTATTTACCCTTGAAAGCCAAGCCCTAATGTCCCTCCTTTGGTTCCCCTGGCCTCCCCAGCACAGGAGTGTGCCTCCTGTGTACCTGTCTGTAGGCATCTCCAGGGCAGGTTCAGGTGGCCAGAGCTGGCCCAGCAGGACGTCTGTGAAGGGATAGCAGAGGGGACAGGTGCGTACACTGCAACCAGCTGAGGGGAGCACACTGGAGGCTCAGCCCAACATGCCTTCCAGCCAGCCTAGCCAGGTCAGGATCTGCTTGGGGGTGATGGGGAGCCCAGGAGCCAGAAACTGGGGGCCGGTGGGAATGGGACATTGGATTTCCTCCATGTCCCAGGCCCCACACCAAGTTCCTTCTCTCTCATGACACTCCCAGTCACCCTCAGACAAAGTGCTAattcatccccatttcacagagggagactgaggcccagagaggtcaaggactttccacacagctagaaagtgatGTAGCCAGGAGCCAAAACCAGACTATGGACATGATGGCCCGCACTTCAATACCACCTGCCTCCCAGTCTGAGGCCTCCCCATCTGAAGCCTCCTGTCTGAGGCCTCCTGGTCTGAAGCCTCCCCATCTGAAACCTACTGTCTGAAGCCTCCCGGTCTGAGGTCTCCCTCTCTGTGGCTCCCTATCTGAAACCTCTCCATCTGAAGCCTCCCCATCTGAAGCCTCCGGGTCTGAAGCCTCCCCATCTGAAACCTACTGTCTGAAGCCTCCTGGTCTGAGGCCTCTGGGTCTGAGGCCTCCCTGTCTGAAGCCTCTTGGTCTGAAGCCTCCTGGTCTGAGGCCTCCTGGTCTGAAGCCTCCAGGTCTGAGGGCTCCCGGTCTAAGGCCTCCCCATCTGAGGACTCCCCGTCTGAGGACTCCCCGTCTGCGACCTCCCTGTCTGAAGCCTCCCAGTCTGAGGCCTCCCTGTCTGCGACCTCCCTGTCTGAAGCCTCCCAGTCTGAGGCCTCCCTGTCTGCGACCTCTCTGTCTGAAGCCTCCTGGTCTACAGCCTTCCTGTCTGCAGTTTCCCTGCCTGAGGCCTCCCTGTCTGTGGCCTCCCTGTCTGAGGCCAGCCTGCCTGAGGCCCCCTGTCCCAGGAGGCACTTGCACACCACCTAGGCCTTTGCAGCCAGCCAGGGATGGCAGAGGACACCGCCGCCCCGAGAGCCGCCGCCCATCACCGTTCCCAGCCCCTTCTCTGGCTGCCGGGCTCCTGGCCCCGCTGGTGGTGGAGGCGGGGAAGGAAGACACACACTACCTGAACTTAAGGGACAGTAAGCTGGAGGAGCTGTCGGAGCGATCGTCCTGGAAGCGGCCTTCGTAGGAGCACTGGTTATACGGTAAGTACAGAGGGGTGGACTTAGCAGACGGCGACAGGGACGCCTCGGTCTGGGACGTGGAGGGCCCCGGCTGCTGGCCGTCCGGCAGTTTGCCATCACAGGACTCGGGGACCTTGGCCAGAATCCTATCAATGGCTAGGTAATAGGGCCAGTCGGGCGGGACGGACTCGCTATCTGTCATGCATTTTAATTTCCTGAAACGAGAGACACAAGAGCCAAGGGTGAGAAACGGAGCTGCTCCCGGCCTGTCCTGCCTGGCCCTCGGTTGAGGGGTGCTCAGGGGTGTGAgagccccggggcccagggagcCGCATGGCTCGGGCGGGTACCACTCTTGGCCAGACAGCCTCCCCAGAAGGACTCCAGAGCCAGGGTGACATTAGACTCGGAGAGAAGTCAGGCTGGGGACCTAGCCCACCAGGGACAATAGAAGCACACGCCCTAAACGTGAATACGGTCATTTGGGAGTGTGGGGGCCTGAGCTGGGCTGAACTGCCTCTGTCCTGGTTGTTCTGTAGTCTCTAAACTCCCTACAGTGaacaaatattccttttaataaaatatacaaacataggaataaaatataagtatgaTATAATACAACCATAAGGTATCATAAtataagaaatttgtttttctaaagagaCTGCCTTAGAAGTGAGAACCACAGGAGTTAGGAGCATAGGTTTCAGTGTCCAACACATCTGAGCTGTGTCTCATCTCCACcactttgctgtgtgaccttaggcaggttcattaacctctctgagccttcattttcacatcagtaaaatggggatgagcAAAGTAAATTCGTCACAAGCTCCAGGGAGAATCTAATAAGAAAATGCCCAGTTCCCAGCAAGCAACATTCTTGGCTGAAGGTACCAGGAGGCAGCAGGGCTGGGCCTGATCTTCCTCATCCCTACTTAGACTCCGGGGCCAGGGGTATGCACAGCATAGCTCTGCCCACTGTGGGCTGGAGCCCCGTCCAGCCCTGTgtcctgcccttccccaccagACAAGCCTTGTAGGTCCCTGGGTCTTGGCCGAATTTGGGGAGGTCAGTGATGGGAAGACTCAACTGCAAAAGAGCTGGGAAGGAGGCCCCCACTGGGCGGTTGCTGTCTGCCCATCAGACCCAGCCTTAGTCTGTGGCCCCTACATTCCTGACCCACACTTCTCCAGGGGATGGAGGCCCTCATGCTCTGGCGACCCCTGTGGCCGATGGCTCCTGTCTCTTGATGTGGGCTTCCCTCCAGGGCAGGCCCCTAGTCACACTCGTCACTAGAAATACTGAGCTGAGCATCTGACTGAGATGCCTTCAGCAAATAGGCCCACCTGGACAGCAAGGGAGTCTGTGGCCCATGGCAGCAAGCTGAGGCCAGCTGCAGCAGGAGGAGGCCTTAGGAGCGTCATCCACCAGCCTGGATGTCCACAGTAGAAAGCCAGGAGCAGGCCACAGAGGCACAGGCTGCTCTGTCTCCTGACCCCAGGACCATCCAACACCCTGAAAGCTGCACAAATTCCGGGTGTGGGAAGTGGAGGACCGTGCCTGGGGCCCCCACCCAACCTCTGCCTAggctcccctccagcacccccagAGGTCTCCCTCCCTGTGCTTGCTCTGACCACTCAAGTCAGGCTCTCCTTGGAGAAATGAGGAAAAGCCTGCTTCTGGCACAGGAGACCCCTGAACGGTATTCCAAGAGACCATGTTCCACGGAACCTGGCCACCCCCACAGTCTTCCTTAGCCTGACAACCTCAATATGTAAGGAGCTaccatgagaaaataagaaaagattttGCTATGGGAGGCTTtctgggtgggggtggaaagAAACAGATGAAGAACCAGTCGACCAATTGAAGCATCAGCCTGTTACAGGCTCTGTGGTCTAGGGCTCAgttcccacctccacccccaacccccccggGAATGGGAAACTGCAGTCTTGTACATGTGTGCAGCCCTTACCCCCAGCACCCAGGGTCTGGAGGGGTGCCCCACTGGAGGGCCCAGGCCCCACTCTGCTGCACCTGCATGGCCTATGGGCTCCCtggcccccatccccacctccaagAAGGGAACAGGATGCCTCCCCTGGGACGCTGAAGATGGCTCTCAGGATAAATAATGAACAACTCTGCCAGACACCAATCAGAGCCCATGAGTTACTGAGTCAGATGGGAAGCTGGTAAAGCAGCCGGCCTTGCCTCTGCAGCGCCCCCGCCCCACAGCAGGCACAGAGGGCTCGCCATGTGCATGCAGGTGGCAGGAATGGGAATACGCACGCATCTACAGACAACCTATCCCTTGCACCATGAGCAGGTGGCTGCTATTTATGTGGTGACTGAGGCCCTCAGACCCTTAGTGGTTGCCTCATTTCTGACCCCTGGGCCGGCCTGGGGGCTGGGACAGCAGGTGGACATGGGCCTTCGGGCAGGTCAGGCCCTGCAACTCCTCTTCCCAGGGCCACAGAAAGTTAACTGGAAATAGCCGACTGGGTGTCATGACAGGCTGAGAGCTATaggccgggggtgggggaaggacagCAGTCGGCTCCTTGCCTACTGTTGCCAGGGACAGCCCTCTCAAGGTGCCCAGGGCAAGCCCGCAAGCCCTGTGTGCAGCCAGCCCTGGCTgcacctctgccccctgctcacaGCAGCCACCTTGGGCACTTGCATATTCTCTGGGGATGTGGACAGGCCCACCCTTGCCAGCATGCCCTGTGGCCCCCAATCTCATTACCAGTCTTCCCCCTGTGGCCCCCAGCAAGACCCTAGTCAGACCATGACCCCTGCCCTGCCTGTGACCCTTACCATGTCCATGACCCTCTCCATATCTGTGACCTTGGCTGCACCCAGGACCCTCTGCACTGCTGTGATCTCTGCTCTACCCAGGACCCTCTGCACACCATGACCCTCTGCAGATGGGCTTGGCTCCCACACACCCAGAGACACTGGGCCCGTGGGGCCATAGctgccccctcacccctcccaggGGCCAGAGCTCCCCTGCCTGGAAACCTTGTTGGCAGCCCTGACTCACAGCTCCCCTCATGccacgggcggggggggggggggtgtaggtGGAGGCATCATAGGCCCACACCTGTCCTTCCACAAACAAGGCCCCTCCCACaagtggggcccctgggtggtccAGGGCTCCAGTATCAGCCCTACTACACACCCTGCTCCTGACCGTGGCCCGTGTTGGCAGCACTCACGTCTGGGCTCAGTGGTTGCTGGGAATGACAAGAGTGTCAGCACCAGGCAGGACTGCAAGCCTAGGAGCTGAGCCTCCTCCTCACCCCTGGCCTCGGTTTCCCTGCCTGTACGGCAGCCACTCTGCCTAGCTGAGCCATGCCTGGGTGGCCAGCCTGTGGTATCCTGGTTGGCGGGAGGGTGTGTGGAGGCTGGGCGGGAGTCGTCTGTGTGGGCGCCTGTGTCAAGGGTCTGGGGAAGGGTGCTGATCACCCCAGCTCTGCCTCGCTGggcctcagcttctccctctccttgatGGGAGGCGGCAGATAGTTTGTAGAGGCCCCATCTCGTGGCCCGGCTCTGCCCACACAGGGCCTTCCCACCTCAGCACCGAGGGGGTCCGCGGCAGCAGTCTAGGCACAGATGGCTGGCTGCCAAGCCATAGTGCTGGTAGTGGGGGTGCATGGTGGTGCGGCACGTGGGGCCCACCTATACAGGAAGGAGCCGGAGCCCAGGGCGTGGGGGTGCGTGCGGGTGTGTGGGGTGCGCGGAGTGCATAGGCATGCGGCGCGTGGGGCCCACCTGTACTGGAAGGTCATGTTGGTGATCTTGATCTTGATCTCCTCGCCCAGCCGGCGCTCGCCTGTCATCTCCAGCAGTTTGCTGGCCATCTTCTCGTACACCTTGGCGTTGCGCTTGGTCTGCTTCAGCTCGTCGAAGAATTCCTCCCAGACGAGCATGAGGCCGCGCATCTCGGCATCGGTCCAGTTGCGGGCACGCCGGTGCTTCTCCGTCTGAGGGGACACGAGGTAGCCAGGCGCTTCGGCTGCTGCCATGCCGGAGGTACCTGCGGGGTTAAAGGAGCGCGCTCAGGCGGGGCCTGTGGTCTGCGCACCAGGGCGGGAGCCCCACTCCTGGAAGGCAGCTCCACGCTCAAAATGGGGCCTACATCTGACAGGCAGGAATTTAGTTAAAAGCTTTTAAACGGGAAACGTCATTTTGATGTCACGTTTCCATAGCAACAGAGCAACTGCATAAGCTACAACAACAGAAACCTTTTAACTGAAAGCGCAGGAATCAGGGCTGCCCTGACGGGCCATCAATATTGCAGCGAGTGGGCCAGACCTCAAACCCATGGCCCAGGCGCCAGCCCGGCCACCAGGCCTCACCTGCTGGGAGCCCAGCGTGCTGGGGTCCAAGCCGAGCCCCCAGCTCAGCCCCGCCCCACTTGCACAGACCAGGGGCCCAGGAGGAGCccgggggtggagggtggggggtaggcaGTCAGGGTGGGGTAAAATGAGGGGCCAGGGCCAACAAAGATGGAGATGGGGGGGCAGCAAGGAGGGGGCACGGAGGCAGATACCCCCAGGGACCCTCGGCGACATACATGCAGGCATGCCAGCCCTTGCCTACCCACCATGCGCTCCACACACAGCATCCCCCCGGCAGTGCATGCACACTCCGTGACTGGAAACTAAGTGTGCCAATACCAGGCTGGGCAAGAGTGGGACTCTGTCCATTGGATCACCTGTCTCCCTCCTTGCAGGTGAGGCTGGTTGCTGGCCTGGGTGATAGGCGAGCAGAGAAGCCAGGGCAGTTCTTGAGGCCGAGAACAGTAGGCAGGCAGTATGTATTGGTCCCTCCCACCCTGGGCAGCCCCACCACAGCCCTAACCACCCTGCTCAAAACCATCTGCACCTATACCCACTTCTACCTGGTAGGCGGCATGCTCCCTGTAGCCCCAGAGCCTCACAGAAAAGGGCTTACTAAATAAAGGCTTGCTGAgtaacaaaatgaacaaatgaagggaCCAGTCTTAAGtagcccctctcccttcccaacTGATCATCTAGAGTTTGCTTTTGGACTTCCTGGCAAATTCCTGTTCATTCTGCAAAACCCTGTTCTGATATCACCTCCTCTCTGAAGTCTTTCCCACTCCATTTtggtccttcttttctttttccctcatgCCAATTGGATCTACcttgagcattttatttttctattttagttgtGTGACCATGGGTTCAGAACACTTgcaaaagtgagaaaataagaatttgagtATTCTCTGAACACTGCGCACTGTTTTATGAGCTACACACAATTATCTTCTACTTTGATCCTCATGGTCACTATGTTCCAAGTGAAGAGCTGAAGGGGTAGAGAGGGGAGATCACCCAGAGGGCAAGCGGCTGGCTTGGAGCTGAGTCTGACCCTGTGCTGTGTTCTCTCTTAAAGGAGCATTGGCTGGCAGGCTCCCAGTTAAAAGACACCCATCACTCCTCCCATGTCCATGGTCCTGGGTGGGGCATACGACATAGCCAGTGCAAACTGCTGTGTGCCTGGAGAATCTCCCCACCATTTCCTGGGGCCTCCTGGAAGGCAGGGATGCTGGCAGGGTGGCTGCTGGCAGTGGGTGGCCATAGGACCCTCACCCTCTCTCAGCAGGTCTCTGCCAGAGTTTGACTGAGGCTCATGACGATGTCTCAAGGGCCAGGGCCACAGCTAGGGCTGGCTagcagtggcagggctggggggacaCTGTAGGACAAAGGTGAGTAAGACAGAGCCAGCAATGAGACAGCATGACTATTCCTGGGGGAACTGGAAAGGTGGGCTTGAGAGCTGGGATGATGATGGGCTGAGGTGTCCCCTGAGGCTGGCCAGCTGATGTCAGCAGGATGGTCAGCCAGAAGAGGAGAGCAGGGCCACGTAACCTCTGAGTACCATGGGGACAAAGCGCCACCTAAAGGCATCAACATTCCAAATGAAaagattaggggatccctgggtggcgcagcggtttagcgtctgcctttggcccagggcgtgatcttggagacccaggatcgaatcccacgtcgggctcctggtgcatggagcctgcatctccctctgcctgtgtctctgcctctctctctctctctctgtgactatcataaataaataaaaattaaaaaaaaaaacaaaattaaaagattaaactCCAATGGTTTAAATGCAGGAGCCCAGCACACCTGCTGGACAggccccagccctgtcccctAGGTGCTCAGAGGGGCCTGCACCTGCCCCATTTATCTGGCTCTTGCTTCAAGGCCTGGGCCTGCTATCAGCTTCCTTCCTCTCCAGGGGGTCACCTGGGGACACAGGGACACGGCCACCCGGCCAGGCAGCACCCTCCAGGCGTGGGCGCCTTGCACGTGGTGCTCAGGATGTCGGAGAGGGACTGGAAggccctccaggaagccctcagtCCTTAGATAAAAGTTCTCAGCCCCACCTGAGGGCTTTCTCCAGCGCAGCTCCAAGGGCTGAGCCAGGCTGCCTCCTGGCACCTCTTGGCACATGGGCAGAGCTGCTGGACAGGGCAGTCTGGCATACTGGCTTGGCTGGGGATGGTGAATACTCATCAGGAGAAGCTGCTGTCCCAGGGACCCCAGCCTGGGAAACACTGAGAGAGCTGGTCCCACTGTTTCCAAGAGGCAGCCGCTGGCCTCCGGGTGTCCCACACAGATGGTTCCTGAGGAGGAGTCTGCACCACCTACTTCCTCTCCAGCTGGCATGTCCAGAGGAATCAGGGTAAAAGGCTGGACTCCAAATGTCTTTTCAGGTTTCAATGGGCATTGGAAGCCCCCCCAGAGAGGGGAGTCCTGGGAGAGCTTCTGGAAGCAAAGCCCTCATGTGGTCCTCCCAGGGCAGGTACCCACTAGGTGGAAGGGGTTGGCAGGGTAAAAACCCAGCTGCCCCCACTGGGGAGGGCCCTGCCTGTCCTTGGTGGGGAGGAACTCCATACCTTGGCACAGTTGCATGGCCTGCTGGGACCCTCAGTCTCTGAgggatggggaggcagagggccgGGGGCTGGGTATCCGGCAGTACCTGTAGGGAGAAGGGTAGTCAGGCCTCAGCAGGAGGCCCCTGTAAGCCTCCATCTCCACATGAATGGATGCTCCGTCTGAGGTACTTAGGCTGACATGGGGGCTGCGGGTAGGAAGCAGATGTGCCTGTGAGGAGTCTCTGGCACCTGCCAGGAGCAGGCACTGGTGAGCCGAGCCTATCACGGTGGGCAGGTATGCTCAGCATTGGAAATACTCCATTCTGGGCAAAGGCAGGGAGGCATGTGGAAATGTGGCTGGAGGGTGGCCGGGGTGGCAGAGTAGAGCCCTGGGAGGATGGGGCTGGAGGATGAGCTGTCCCGGTGGAAGGGTGCAAGGATCGTCCCATGATGGCCTGGCTCACAGTGGAAGGAAGCTCCAAGCTGccacccagctccctgctggCCCCACTGGCCTTCTCCCTACATCTCCAGGTAGCCATACCCTTCTCTGTCACCACTCTGCCTCAGTGGGCAAGCCCCGACCCTGCAGCAAGGGCTACCCTGGACCCACCCACACCCCACGTGCCCCTCAGGTTCCCTAGAGGACATGGCTGATAGGGAGAAGGCCACTGGAGCAGCCCCCACATCTCTTTGGGAGGCAGATGCAGGGGCCAGGCTGTCAAGACCCCCACATCAGTAGAAACTGCAGGACATGCTCATGGCTCCCCAAATGGAGTCTTGGTGACATGCCACCAAGTGGCACTCAGACTACTGCCAGGCTGCTTCGGGGGCAAGGGGCAGCCCCCCAACACATCTAGAAGGGCTTCAGAAGCTTCTCAAGGAAAGTGAGGTCTTGCCCTCCATTGAGGGCACCTCTACCGTGGCGGCAGGAGGGCAAGTGGGGGATATGCAGCAGCAAAGCCCACTCACACCAGGGGCTCTGGGACCCTTCTTTTTAGAAACAATGGGTAGGCCAGGTGTGCTCAGATGCACCAGGCAGGGTCTGGCTGTCCATGCTTGGACGAAGATGGAGGACACAGCCTTGGCAGCTTAAGGTGCCATCAGAGGCTTTGGAACAGAGGAGACAGAGTTGGGGAGCTCAAGTCAGCCCCAAGGAATGTTAGAACAGAAGTGAGACTGCAGCCCTAGCGGGGAGACACTCCGCCATGGTCCCTGTGCAGGGCAAGGGGGTCCTGAGGCTCCTGGCGCCAGGCTCTCAGGGCTGTCACAGATTCCAGGGGAAGCCTGTGTGCTCATCATTCTCCAGCCCAAGGGCAAGGACTATGGTGCCCGTGTCTCTCTTGCTGGCACCTGCTGTAGTGTGGgctctggggctgccctgccaAGACAACAGGCAGCTGATTCCTGCCAACTGACGGGAACCCAAGAGACTTGGGTGAATGATACCCCACCTGAGCAGCCTGCCGCCTAGTTGTCTGTGCAGGCTGGTGGGcaaaacacctgcaccccaagaTGACTGCTGACTGCCGTCAACACCGACTGCCAAAGCTCCCCAGGAGGGGTCTGCCCAGAGCTAAGAAGCATGGTACCCCATTCAGCTGATTAGGTAAGACTTTGAGGAGCAGGGATGACTCAGAAGCTCAAAGCTGACAGGCCGGGAGCCAGAAGCCCAGGAGCCAGCGGGGCCCTGCAGGGTGCTCAGAGGCCAGGCCACAGTCCATGTGAGCACTTCAGCTACCCTGGTGTCCTTAGCACCCCTCAGGGCCCAGATGTACACGGAGGCAGAGATTCAATGCTGAAACCACACGGCCCTGGTGTGAACAGATGACAAGGTCACTTGACCGGCTCACGTCTGGGGCCCACTTCCTCACCCTCATCCTGCATTCCTGGTGGAGGTTCTCAGAGAATAAGCATGCCTCGCAGCCCAGTAGCATGTGGTGTCATTTCCCTTTAATTCAGATACACAATGTTtgtagcaatttaaaaaatttaaatacacatcGCATGTCagtccttccctctcctcttggAAGTGGACAGTCCAGTCCAGGCCAGGGCTCCGGGACATGCCCCTCATAGCCTTGCTGGCTCCCAGTGTCGGGGAAGGTGGTGGCGGTGTGGCAGGGGTGAACACCCTGCTGACGCTCAGCCACAGCACGAAGCAGTGATTATGGACAGGTGGCCAAACTTAGCTCAGCCCTGCCACATGCAACAGGTCCTTGATGGCCAGGGTCCTCGAGCGCCGGTGGTCACCACCCAGTTTGCACTGGGAGACTGTGGTGACTGTCCAGGGCCAGGTGCTCTCAGAAGCACtcagggtggggtgagggggttcCTTCAACTGCATTAAAAGTGACAGGTGCATGGGGGAAAGTGACCCCAGAACCTTCCAGGCCACCTTCACTTGTCACAGCCATCTGAGTGGGCCACTCCCTGCTGAGGCCATGcccaggccagcagcagcagcacagccCTCCGAGCTCTCCAGCAAGGCCGCACCCCTGCTGCTGCCCACTGCCCCACAGAACCACCCCATGGTCACCCTGGCTGGGAGCCATGGCTTCAAGGGCTCCCTCAGAGGGAAGGACAAAACACAAAGTGAGGACGGCTGCTAGGAAGGATGCTCACAGTATCAGAGGAAATGAATTCCACTCCCCACAAATCCCAGAGAACCACGCCCACTGCAGCCCTGCAGCAGAAGGAAGCTTTGTCTGCAGGTCAGCCAAGAGCAGTTATTGCTGTTTTGTCTGTTCCAAAGGAACCGCCAACAAGGGCTCGCTGTAGCTCCCCGGGAGAAGCTGCCTCATGGTCTTGGGGACTTGCAAGTGACACCCTGCAAGGAGCGGGCGGCCTGGGTGTGGTGGGGGTCCTTTCAGAGGCGAGGCCTTCTGATGCTACATTCGGGGTGTCTGCAGGGGTCAGCCTCATTCATCGTCCGGAAAGGATCCATTTGCTGGCAAAAATATGACAGGACAAGAGAAGCGGGTACAGACAGCTGGGAGTTGCCCACAGCACTTGgcggggcagcaggggagggaggcgcGTTTCTGGAGGAGCCATGCTTAAGGGCATGGCCCTGGCTTCATTCAAATTTGTGGAAAAGTGTCGGCAGGAAAACAAACCCTCTCCCTGGCAAATAGACCTgccaaattagtattttcaacaaaatttggACTGATGATAGGATTGCTGCTTGCCACAGACTTCTAGGAACTTGCTAAAATATTAATTCCTTGTGCAGAAAGCTGGCAAAGTGGATGGACCCTTTCCTAAGTAGGATTTTAATGAGCAATGACATGGTTCCTAGACACCTCAGCCATGCAGCCAGCTCCATGTGGCACATCTAAGAAAAGTCAACTTCTGCAAAAAACTTCCGCGGCCATTCCTGGTAGCCTTGCATACCTGCATATTGATATACATATAATGATAGATCTGCACacatgcgcgcgcgcacacacacacacacacacacacacacacacacacacatacacgtactCATCCCTGGCTAGAGAACTTCACTCACCAACTCCCATCCACCTCCAGATCACACAGGCCAGTCTTTGGGGTCAGCGCGTACAGCCAGAGCTAAGCTCCAGGGCCCCTGGTTAAGCACCGACTATTTTGGATCAATGGCAAATAAGGGAAGACAATGATGCTTCCAGGTGAGCCCAGTGATATGGATACTAAGGGGGATGGTTCCAAACCTTACATTCACAGTGTTACTTCCTACAAATGTAAACCCCTCACCAGGAACAGCATGCAGCCTGGCCTGTAATGTTCTTGTCTTGGAGCCGCTGAGGTGATGGGGTGAGAGACAGGCGGTTTCtaggagtggcagggagagatGGGAGCCCAGCGGAGGTGGAGGACATGGGAGATTTCCTTCTTAAGATTCCCTTCCATCCAGCTCAAAAGCGGGACTCATTTCTATTGCTCATGCCCATGCTTGGTGGGGCCTCTGTGGAGGCTGGTGGGAAAACCCTGCACCCTAGCAAGTCCCAAACTGCTGTATCAGGAGGATAGGAAGAGGATGGCAGTTCTGGGGCAGGGGGTCAGCAGGCAGTTTGGTGTGTGCCCCACAGCTGGCTGTGTATTGTGGTGGGAT
It encodes the following:
- the MSANTD1 gene encoding myb/SANT-like DNA-binding domain-containing protein 1 isoform X1 is translated as MQLCQGTSGMAAAEAPGYLVSPQTEKHRRARNWTDAEMRGLMLVWEEFFDELKQTKRNAKVYEKMASKLLEMTGERRLGEEIKIKITNMTFQYRKLKCMTDSESVPPDWPYYLAIDRILAKVPESCDGKLPDGQQPGPSTSQTEASLSPSAKSTPLYLPYNQCSYEGRFQDDRSDSSSSLLSLKFRSDERPVKKRKVQSCHFQKKKLRLLEAMLEEQRKLSRAMEETCREVRRVLDQQNLLQVQSLQLQERMMSLLEKMIAKSNV
- the MSANTD1 gene encoding myb/SANT-like DNA-binding domain-containing protein 1 isoform X2 encodes the protein MAAAEAPGYLVSPQTEKHRRARNWTDAEMRGLMLVWEEFFDELKQTKRNAKVYEKMASKLLEMTGERRLGEEIKIKITNMTFQYRKLKCMTDSESVPPDWPYYLAIDRILAKVPESCDGKLPDGQQPGPSTSQTEASLSPSAKSTPLYLPYNQCSYEGRFQDDRSDSSSSLLSLKFRSDERPVKKRKVQSCHFQKKKLRLLEAMLEEQRKLSRAMEETCREVRRVLDQQNLLQVQSLQLQERMMSLLEKMIAKSNV